DNA sequence from the Alkalidesulfovibrio alkalitolerans DSM 16529 genome:
CCTGGCAGGCGGTGATGTCGTGCTCCACGTTTCGCACGCTGCCGCCCTGTTCGATGCAGCGCCCGGCCAGACCGCGGGGCAGCCCGCAACGGCCGAACACCGTGTCCGCGTCCTGCCCCAGGAGCGTCTCGGGCTGCGCCCTTTCCTCGAGCAGTTCGAGCAGCGGGGCGTTGACGAAGGTGATGCGGTTGTCGAGGTCCGTGACGTAGCAAGGTATTGTCATGCCGCGCAAAATGCCGTCCGAAAAGCCGAGCTTCTGCTTCAGTTCCGAAACCATCGCCTGCATGTGTCCGGCGAGGTCGCCCATTTCGGCGCGGTATCGGCCCTGCAACCGGGTGCCGAGATTGCCGTTTGTGATGTCGCGCAGGTAGGCGATCATGGAGTCCAGGGGGCGGGCAAGCTCGCGGCGGACAACGAACCAAGAGAGCGCGACCACGGAGACGGCCGTGAGCAGACCCAGGATCAGGGCGGCCAGGCGAAGGTCGTCCACCGCCTTGAAGGCTTCCTCCTCGTTGATCTCGGCCAGCAGCGCGTAGGTCACGTCGCCGACCGCGATGGGCGCGTACGCGCTCAAAACGTTCATCCCGAGATGGTTCTGCAGGACGAGCGCGCCCGACTCCCCTCGCAAGGCGGCCCGGGCGGAACCGGTCTCGATGCGGTTGACCCTGGGGTTGGCGAAGGACGCCGTCACGGTGAACCGGTCGGGAGACAGCGTGGAGTCCGAGCGCATCAGGAAATCCGGGCCCACGAGCAGCGTCTCCCCGGTTTCGCCCATGCCCGAGCGCAGGGCCATGAGCGAATTGATTCGGGCTTGCGAGAGGCGAAGGGCGGCGACTCCCTCGATGGCGGTGTGGCTGTGGTTCCAGACCGGAGTGGCGACGAACGCTGCAGGCGCGCCGCCCAGAATGGGATAGGGCTCGAAATCGATGAACACGGTTTTGCCGCTCATGGCCTCCTTCCAGGCGCGGGCCAGGTTGGTGCCGCTTAGGACCGGCCCTTTCATGTTGTAGCCGAGTTCTCCGCCCTGAAGGGCCGAGATAAGCACCCATCCGTAGTCGTCGATGAGCATGGCGTCTTCGTAGCCGAGTATCTCGACCATGGGGTCGAAGGCATCGCGCACGTTGGCGGCGGAAAATGCGTAGTCTTCGCTTGCGATGTCGAACCGGTTCTGTTCGTTGACGCCGTAGGCCTTGTCGCGCAGGAAGCCCAGGGAGTGGTAGACGCCTTTGTTGGTGCCGAAGAGCCGGACTTCCTTGAGCCAGACGTCGATCAACCCCTCCAGGGCGTTCGCCCGCGCGTCCCTGGCGGCGACGAGTTGGCGCCAAGCCTGCTGTTCGAGTTCCGTGCTGGCGACGTTGACGGCGTAAACCCCGATGAGCGTCAGGGGAACGAGGCCGATGCACAAGCAAAAGGAGATGAGTTTCGATTTGAGTGTCATGGGCTGATCCTTTCAGAAAACGTTGCCGCATTTGCCTTCGTGAATACAGGCTTGTGCATGCAGGCTGGCGGTAAAAGATCCATAACGACGGCGTGTTGTGAGGGCATGGAATTCGTGTGGAGAATAGGTTACGGCGCGCGACCGGCCGTTTGTCCAACCGTCCATGGAGGAGCGCGCAAGCCCCGCACCGCCACGTGATGCGACCCGAAGCCGCCGGGTATCGAGGCTTCGGGTCGCATCGGAGGTGAGCAAGGAGGCACGAGGCCTGACCTGGAGGGTCCGTTAATGCTTCTTCTGGAGCCTGGCGCGCAGCCAGATGGCGAAGATGTTCATGCTGAAGACCAGGCCGATGAGCACCAGGGCGGTGCCGTACTGCTTGGGCCGCGTCAGTTCAATGTTCGTCCCGGCCGTGGCCAGCACGTAGATGTGGTAGGGCAGGGCCATGACCGGATCGAAGATGCTCTGCGGCAGCACGGGGGTGAAGAAGACGGCCGCGGTGAACATGATGGCCGCGGTTTCGCCGGCTGCCCGGCTGATGCCCAGGATCGAGCCCGTGAGCATGCCCGGCAGGGCCGCGGGCAGGACCACGCGGGTGATCGTCTGGAAGCGGGTCGCGCCGAGCGCCAGGGACGCCTCGCGGTAGGTCTGGGGCACGGCGAGCAGGGCTTCCTTGGATGCGCCGATGATGACCGGCAGGGTCAGAAAGCCGAGGGTCAGGATGCCTGAGAGGACCGAGACTCCCATGCCCAGCACGATGACGAAGAACGAAAGGCCGAAGAGGCCGAAGACCACCGAGGGGACGCCGGCCAAGTTGTTGATGCCCAGCTTGATGATGCGGACGGCTCGCTGGGCCTTGGCGTACTCGTTCAGGTAGATGGCCGTGGCGACGCCGAGCGGAAAGGCGACGAGCATGGAGCCAAGGCCGAGAATGACCGTGCCGACGATGCAAGGCAGGATACCCCCTTCCGTCATGGCCCTGCGGGGCGCTTCGGAAAGGAAGGACCAGTTGATCGCGGGAAGGCCGTTGTAGATCAGAAACCAGAAGATGATCAGCAGCGCCAGGGCGTTGATGGCCGCGGCGATGCGGAAGCTCGTGAAGAAGAGGGTCTGGACCAGATGGCGCTTCCCCCCGGTCCTGTGCAGGAAACCGCGCCTCGCGGGCGTCTGCTCGGCGGAATCTTCGATCATGAGTTGCGAGTTCTGGGACATCTCCGGCTCCTTACAGGGTGGCGGACCCGATCTGCTTGTTCTTTTCGGCGATG
Encoded proteins:
- a CDS encoding methyl-accepting chemotaxis protein translates to MTLKSKLISFCLCIGLVPLTLIGVYAVNVASTELEQQAWRQLVAARDARANALEGLIDVWLKEVRLFGTNKGVYHSLGFLRDKAYGVNEQNRFDIASEDYAFSAANVRDAFDPMVEILGYEDAMLIDDYGWVLISALQGGELGYNMKGPVLSGTNLARAWKEAMSGKTVFIDFEPYPILGGAPAAFVATPVWNHSHTAIEGVAALRLSQARINSLMALRSGMGETGETLLVGPDFLMRSDSTLSPDRFTVTASFANPRVNRIETGSARAALRGESGALVLQNHLGMNVLSAYAPIAVGDVTYALLAEINEEEAFKAVDDLRLAALILGLLTAVSVVALSWFVVRRELARPLDSMIAYLRDITNGNLGTRLQGRYRAEMGDLAGHMQAMVSELKQKLGFSDGILRGMTIPCYVTDLDNRITFVNAPLLELLEERAQPETLLGQDADTVFGRCGLPRGLAGRCIEQGGSVRNVEHDITACQGTLRQVRMDAAPLRDLDGNPTGAFVLITDLTDVKAQEARIREQHEIMAQLAREVESISKYLFTDSRQIKSRVAQVTDGAKRQNDRIHETSVAMQQMNATLTAVAHNAAKAAKSADDSRGKALEGAKIIAGSSQAMERLRTYSQRLEQDMRDLDKRAEGIGSIIGVISDIADQTNLLALNAAIEAARAGDAGRGFAVVADEVRKLAEKTMSATSEVSVAVKAIQTAAHGNLDITSQAVRAVEEATGLVAQSNDSLSQIVALAESTAARVAEIAGASEEQSSAHEQISKSMEEVRHIADATSSEMHESSSAIDHLAKQAEDLQRLMSNLAA
- the pstA gene encoding phosphate ABC transporter permease PstA; the encoded protein is MSQNSQLMIEDSAEQTPARRGFLHRTGGKRHLVQTLFFTSFRIAAAINALALLIIFWFLIYNGLPAINWSFLSEAPRRAMTEGGILPCIVGTVILGLGSMLVAFPLGVATAIYLNEYAKAQRAVRIIKLGINNLAGVPSVVFGLFGLSFFVIVLGMGVSVLSGILTLGFLTLPVIIGASKEALLAVPQTYREASLALGATRFQTITRVVLPAALPGMLTGSILGISRAAGETAAIMFTAAVFFTPVLPQSIFDPVMALPYHIYVLATAGTNIELTRPKQYGTALVLIGLVFSMNIFAIWLRARLQKKH